One genomic window of Mycteria americana isolate JAX WOST 10 ecotype Jacksonville Zoo and Gardens chromosome 6, USCA_MyAme_1.0, whole genome shotgun sequence includes the following:
- the ARHGAP19 gene encoding rho GTPase-activating protein 19 isoform X2: MGEEDPKLPGANSTASGFFRSLMSLKRKEKGVVFGSPLTEEGIAQVSQLIEYLHKNLRAEGLFRVPGNSIRQQILKDALNSGTDIDLDSGEFHSNDVATLLKMFLGELPEPLLTHKHFHAHLKIADLTLFDEKGNKTSTPDKERQIEALQLLFLILPAPNRSLLKLLLDLLYQTAKKQDKNKMSAHNLALMFAPHILWPRNVTANDLQENITKLNNGVTFMIKHSQKLFKAPAYIRECARLHYLGSRAHTSKDDLDLLTSPGSKELQPLKSQKRSRLDTCHQEETQQRTEEALKELFRHVHNMPDSAKKKKLIRQFNKHPTALTPGSDVPTSPAPRRTRSRSFSGLIKRKVLGTPVILERKSRDATPEPERVNKENVHLLQKCGSPAHMSQGKLKSLEGRKEESCRRIRAHLLSKDSSSL; the protein is encoded by the exons agaaaggGGTGGTGTTTGGCTCACCGCTGACGGAAGAAGGCATTGCACAGGTCTCCCAGCTAATAGAGTATCTGCACAAAA ATCTAAGAGCAGAAGGCTTGTTTCGGGTGCCAGGCAACAGCATCAGGCAACAGATCCTAAAGGATGCTCTGAACAGTGGTACAGATATTGACCTGGACTCCGGAGAGTTTCATTCCAACGATGTGGCCACCCTGCTTAAGATGTTCCTGGGTGAATTACCAGAGCCACTGCTGACGCACAAGCACTTCCATGCCCACCTCAAAATTGCAG ACTTGACGCTGTTTGATGAGAAGGGGAATAAGACCAGCACTCCAGACAAAGAGCGCCAAATTGAAGCCCTCCAGCTGCTGTTTTTGATCCTTCCCGCGCCCAACCGCAGTCTGCTCAAACTGCTGCTGGACTTGCTCTACCAGACCGCCAAGAAGCAGGACAAGAACAAGATGTCTGCCCACAATCTTGCCCTCATGTTTGCACCCCACATCCTATGGCCCAGAAAC GTGACAGCAAATGACCTTCAGGAGAATATCACAAAGCTAAACAACGGAGTGACCTTCATGATCAAACACTCTCAGAAACTCTTCAAG GCCCCAGCGTACATCCGGGAGTGTGCCAGGCTGCACTATCTGGGATCCAGAGCCCACACATCAAAG GACGACCTGGATTTGCTGACGTCTCCTGGTTCCaaggagctgcagcccctcaAGTCTCAGAAGCGAAGCCGGCTGGACACTTGCCATCAGGAGGAGACCCAGCAGCGCACGGAGGAGGCACTGAAGGAGCTCTTCCGCCATGTCCACAATATGCCTGACTCTGCAAAGAAGAAGAAGCTTATCCGGCAG TTTAATAAGCATCCTACAGCTCTCACTCCTGGCTCTGATGTACCCACATCCCCAGCACCACGACGCACCCGCTCACGCTCCTTCAGCGGCCTCATTAAG CGGAAGGTTTTGGGAACCCCAGTTATCCTGGAGAGGAAGAGCAGGGATGCCACACCGGAGCCTGAGCGAGTCAACAAAGAGAATGTCCACCTG TTACAGAAATGTGGATCTCCGGCTCACATGTCCCAAGGGAAGCTGAAATCTTTGGAGGGCCGGAAAGAG GAATCCTGTAGACGCATCCGAGCCCACCTGCTTTCCAAGGATTCATCATCCCTCTGA